A stretch of DNA from Paenibacillus sp. FSL W8-0186:
TATCGGGGCACGCTAGGCTCGATTCCGGAGGCAATTAATGAATGGGGCTGTCCAGAAGTCAGTAAACCCTGACCTTTTGGACGCCCCCATCATCTTTAGAGGGGGGCTTGGGGGTTAGTGGAATGGATGGGATTGATGTAATTGATGGACTGATGGGAATGGTGGGAATGGTGGGAATGATGGGAATGATGGGAATGATGGGAATGATAGGAATGATAGGAATGATAGGAATGATGGGACTTATGACGACTGGTGCGACTGGTGAGACTGGTGAGACTGATGGGGCGGGCGGGATTGATGAGATTGATGAGACGGTGAACTCGTAGGGCGGGTCACCTGCCAACGGACAGGAGATCCGCTATTTGTTAAAGTAGGCCCTCTTTTGCTATGCTTGCGGACCCTGGTTCCGTTATTTGGCCAAATGGACTGTCAAAAACATGATTTTGGGAGCAATAGCGGAACACAGGTCCGTTAGCTCTCCAGATTCCTCGTTATCTCACAAATAGCGTCCTCTGTGTCCGTTCAGGGTTGCAGATATCCAGTTGCCCCGCCAGCCATGCCACATAGCCAACACCACACCCACACCCACATCCACATTCAACCGCCAACACCCAACTACCTCACAACAGCAAACATCAAAAACAGACGTGTAAAAAAAGACGGTGAAACTTGATGTTTTCCGTCTAACTTTTATTTTAAGGACTTGTTATCCAGTCCTTTTATAGCTGCTGAACAACCAATCCTGCATAGATAGCTATGGCCGCTGCCGACAGGAATGGAGCAAATGGAATGGACGATGCTTGTCCGCGGCGCAAGCAGCCGACTATCCCCGCATATACCAGTGCAAGAACACCGCCCGCTAGTAGCACATAAATATTGGCATGCCAGCCCACCCAGATCCCGATGGCCGATAGCAGTTTAATATCCCCTGCGCCTATGTAGAAATTCCATTTGGATTTGGCCAGGAACAGGAGGAGGGAAGGAAAGAGTAAGCCTAGCAGGGCATCTGCCAGGTAGAAATACAGCCAGCTTTGAAGCAAGCCCAATGCGAGAAGCAGGATGACAAGCTGATTAGGAATGATGCGTTTTTTTATATCACTGATGCTGCATAATAGCAGGAGCAGGACGAAGGCAGATGCCAACCATATATTCATAGAGAAACCCTCCGTATTGTTCGATCAAATACGCCAATATTTTCAACCATTTCCCGAAATTTGTCAAAAAATCTGTACCTACTACTTTATTCCTGTTTTCGAAAACTCGTAAAACTTAAGACCTCTAGAGGTAGGAAATAAGTCTATATTAAGGATTATTTATACAAATAAGGTATTGTACGACCTATAGGTTACTTGTATAATGATCAGCATTAGCGAGGTAAATATTACTAATTAATATGATTTTTGCTTTAGTAGGTGAACACATGAAGCTGCTTATTGTAAGTGGTGGGTTTCATAGAATCGTGACGCAGTATCTGCCTAAAAAGACAACAGTCATTCATCCCCATGCTCTTGAACTGCGAAATTTGTCGGATTATCTGAATGGCGGAAATCCTGTAGGCGACGGTATCCTCATAACGGATCAGGCCTTTACACAAAAGCCGGGCCTTGACCGGGAGCAGTTGAACGAGCTGCTGGAATGGATCGAGATTAACAGCGCCTCAAGGGTTCCCGTGATCCTCGTCACGCGAGATTTCATGAAGCCTTTTGAGCTGGGCATGCTGACGCAGCGATTTGACCACTTGAAGATTGTTGTCTGCGATACGGCGAGAATTCCGGCAGAAGTATTCCAGCGCGCCATTGAAGAAATGAGCCGGAATGGCACTGCCCCTATACATAATGATTTTAAGACAGAAGCCAAGTTTATGCACGAACCGCAAGCACGGCCGGGCCAAACCGAGAAGAAGCGCTCCTTCTTCGACCGTTTCCGCCCAAAGTCAGAGGCATCCGCCGAGCTGACGGCCACAGACCGTCTAACGAGGGACATTGCCAACATTAGCCGCGGGATCAGCAGAGTCGTTGCGGTTACCGGACATCGCGGCAACGGGTTGACCAGCACCGCCGTCAATTTGGCGCATGAAGCCAGCAAGCGGGGGCTGAGCAGCATCATTGTTGACATGGATGCGGAATACCGCAGCATGAATATGTATTTTAGCCGTTTTCATGATATGACGAACAAGGATGAGCAGATGAGCGCATCGCTGATCCGCACACTCGCCAGGCCTCAGGATTACATGACGACGGCTTTTAATATCCAAGACCAGCTCTGGCTAACCTCGCTTGGGTACTCCTTCAATGACCGCAAGCTGATGGAGCAATTCTATAACAGCGAGAAACTGGTAGGCTTGATTTCCGTGCTTCGAACCAAGTTTAATCTTGTATTGCTAGATATGCCGCTTGATTTGCTGCGGAGCTTTCAGGAGACGATGATCCATATCGACGTATTCGGCTTATGTATACCGAACAACTTGCATGCGGTCCTTAGTACGGCCCGAAATGTAGAGGTGGTGCTCGATCGGGAGAAGGCGTCTTATTTTAATGCCAAATCGAAGGTCATCGTGACGAAATACAACGACCGTTCCCGGTTCCAAGGCGCGCTATTTGCACCCGAAAAGGTGAGCGAAATACTCGCCTCGGGCATCAGCGATTCCTTTCAGTACGAAATGAAAACGGCCGGGGTTGTTCCTTACAGCGACGCCTTCGACGCGCAGATCGAGACGGATATTCCTGTGACGAACACGGGAGCCGAGTTTGAGAAGGCTTTTGGACAAATGCTTCTAAGATTAATGGAGGGTGCGTAGGCTCATGGACTTAAGTACGGTAAAAAGCGTCTCCCCTAACAAAAAACTGTTCAAAAAGATTTTGGCCCTACTGTTCAGTATTGTCGTAATCGTCGTGTCTTTTATCGTATTAAACAATGCCAACGAGGCGGCCAAGGACACGGTAGAGGTGCTGAAGGTCAGTCAAAGCGGGGGGATTCCGGCATATGTTGCTTTAACGGACAAACAAATTAAGAAATATGCCATCATCCGGAAGGAGTACACCGAGGATATGATTCTGGCTGAGGATCTGCCTTCCGTGACGGATAAATTTACGAAATACTATTTGCGGGACGGCAGCATTTTGTACAAGGATCAGCTCATGGAAGAGAAGCCTTTGCAAAATGAATGGCTGTACGAGCTCGGCGAGGAGCATGAGGTGCTTACATTGCCGTACAACTTCCTTGAGGCGGGCGGGGACATTCTCATGCCGGGCGATAAAGTGAGGATTCGCGTATCGTTCGAGCAGGAAGTGCCGGATAGCTCCGGCAATCCGAATGCGTTTGTCTCTACACGAACCCAAATGAAGACGGAGGTGCTGTTTGACAGCATCGAAGTCCGGGACATGCTCAATTCCAGCAGCCATTCGATTTATGAGGTATACAAAGAAGTGCTCAAGCTGAGCGAAGACAAGCGGCAGGAGGTCATGAAGAGCAACGACTTCTTGAAGAGCATTCAGCCGAGATCACTGCTCCTCGAAGGAACGAGGGAGCAAATCGATAAATTCGCCAAATATAACGGCTACGACGGGAAGAAATATTTGATTACGATACTGAGCCGCAAGAATAGCCAGGTTATTCTGGATCAGCTGCCTACTTTGCAAAGAGAGGTGGAGTCATGGATCAACACGACAAACTGAAGCTCGATGACGTGCTGAGCAAAATTTCGGCGAAGGAGTTAATGGGGACGGAGCTGCAGGACAGCAAGCTAATCTACAGCGTCGTCGGCTTTATCCCTGCGTGCGATATGGTGGACAACGCCCTGGTCATCAGCAATCTCGGTTATTTGCTGGCCCAGAAAGGCCTGAATACCTGCATCGTCGATTTGAAGGTGTTCAATCCGAACATTTACCACTACCTGGATGTGAAGCCCAGCAAGAGGGGGAACGGGCTGATAAGGGTGCTAAAAAGCGACAAGGTCGATTTCCGGGAGGAAATTCAGGCCACGAAATATGAACGCTTATACGTGCTGTCCCCAAGCCCGCATGACTTGCTTGAAGAATATTTCGATTTCGAATTCGAGCATTTGGAGCGGGTCATCGATACGCTCAAAGGGATGTTCGACATCATCCTGCTCGATATTCCGAACAATCCCCCGCTCGAGTTCTGTCTGGGAGCGATGAAATCCTCGCATGTCGGCTTTTTTACGGCTACGGAACGTATCGAGGCTCCCAGCAACATGACCCGCATGCTTGATTTTGCCGCTTCCGTCGGCATCAGCACGGCGAAATTCACGAGCGTTATTCTCATGAACGTTCAGGATATCAACTATGACTACAAAGGGTTCAAGGAGTTCGGCTTCAATATCGTGGCGTCCCTGCCGCTGATCAAAGCGGCCTATGCCTACTCGCTCGAGGGAAAGCTGTATGTTAGGGATAATCCTTTGGTGAACAAATATTTTCTGCGGGAAATGCGCAAATTGGCAGACATTCTCGGCAACCAGTAAGGGAGGGATCAGATCGAATGCTCACCCGTGCAAAAATCAGCGATATGCAGCAAAAAGTAGCGCACCAGATCAGCAAGCCTGAAGATATGGAGGAACTGAAAAATAAGTACACGACCATTCAGTTTGAGGAAGCGCTGGAGCTGTGCCAGAAATACATAACGAAAGTAGCAACCCACGCCTTTCGCCGGGAGAACGATCCTGCCCGCAAGCGCGAAATGACGAAGGCATATATCCATGAATTCGTGGATTCGCAGAAGCCGGTCGTCGAAGGATATTTTGAGCTGGTGGAATTGAAGCAGGCGCTGATCAATGAAATTACCCACTACGGACCGATCACGAAGGCGATGGAGGACCCAACGATTGATGAAATACGGATCAACGGCACCGATCAAATCTTCGTGGAGAGCGGCGGGAAGACGATTCCCTGGGATCAGCATTTTATCGACCGCGAGCATTTGGAGCGGATTATATCCAAGCTGCTCGGCGTTTCCAAGGTTCGGCTCACGCCGAAGATTCCGATGGTTAACGCCCGTACGATCGAAGGATACCGTGTGAATGCCACTCATGCCGACATCTCGCCTTATGACATGCCGGCAGTGGTGATCCGGAAATTCAGCAAGAAGAGTATTACCCCGGAAATGATGCTGCGAAATGAATCATTCTCCGTCAATATGTTCAAGCTGCTGTCCCTGCTGCCCAAAGCCGATCTTTCCTGGATTACGGTTGGGCCGACAGGCAGCGGGAAGACAACGCTGAACGAGATGATGGTCAAGGAGATCAATCCGCTTTCCCGGATCATTACGATCGAGAATCCTTCGGAGATGCGGCTGCTGCAGCGGGAGGGGAACAGCGAGCACGGGAGAATCATCAACGACGTGCTGCAATACGAATCGGTGCCGGATGACGATGACGCGAGCCCGGCGACGATGGAGAATTTGCTGATTAATGCCATGAGGCAGTCGCCCCATTGGATTGGCCCGGGCGAACTGAGAACGCCTGGGGAATTTGCGACCGCGCTGCGGGCGGCCCAGACCGGCCACTTCTTCTTCACGACACTGCATGCCGAGGGCGACCGGGAGGCGATTTACCGTTTCCTGACCGCCTATCTGATGGCCTCCAATGAGCCGGCGGAGCTGGCGCTTCGCAACATTTGCAGTGCCGTCAAGTTCATCGTGTTCCAGGAGAAGCTGGCCGACGGGACAAGGAAGGTCACTTCGATTTCCGAGGTGCTGGGCTCCGAGGGACTGGAGCCGATCGTTAATCCCATTTACAAATTCGTATCGGAGGACGTTCTGGAGGAGGAAGGAACTCACCGCGTGCTCAAAATCATCGGCAAACACAAACGCGTCGGCATGCTGTCCGAGAAAGTGCAGCAGACGATGATCAAAGCCGGCATCAAACGCAGCCGCTTCGAGTTTCTGACACAGCCGCCGGGGAAAGACGAAATAGAGGAGTACGGATTCGATGGATACCAATTCAATCATTAGTTTATCTTTGGGGATTGCCGCATTCATCGTGTTTAACGCCATATTCGAGGTCCGCTTCTTCGAAGGCACCGGACGGTTCTTTCTCGGCATGCTCGATACGCTGGCCGAGCATCTCGGCAGATACAATACGAAGCGCTATGTAGAGCGGGTCAAGAAGGAACGCATTGTTAAGCAGAAGGAAAATGTTTACGCCAAATACAACCGGCTTGTCGAGGGACTGATTCTCGACTTCAATCTGCCGCTGACACTGGAGAGCTTCACTTCGCTATTGTGCATCGCTTTTGCCATTGTGGTGCTGATCGTCGTCATCTTCATGAAGAACGTCACTCTGGCTGTAGTCGTGACCGTAGCGATATTCATCGGGCTGCTGACCTATTTCGTCATGCAGTCCAAAGCGATTAAGGCTGAGAAGCTGGAGAGCATCATGGATGCCGAGGATATCATTTGCCCTTTGGCGCGGGAAGGGGTGCTGGTCGCGATTAAAAAGGTAATGGAAAGCGACGAATACATCAAGCCGTCCATCCGCCCTTACTTCCAGCAGTTCATCGATAACTGCGAGAATAACGGATACTCGTTCAAGCAGGCCATTCTGCTGCTGAACCGTCAGCTCGGTCCCAAGTTCGACAATTTTGCCAAGAAGGCAATAGTCTTCGAATACAACGAACGGAAGGGCATGGCCGATATCTTTCTCGACATCGTGGATGAGAATGCGGTGCTGCGCGAAATCAATGCGCGGAAGGATCGGATTTTCCGGAAGATGAACCGGGACTTCTTGTTGAAGACCGTCATTATTGTGCTGTTCTTTCTATATGCCCTGTCGGTAGATGATTTCAGAGAATTCATGCTGTACAGCACCTTCGGCAAAATGATCAACACGGTCATGATTAGCATCATATGTCTCAGTTTTGCCCGCACGCAGGCGCTCCAGGGCAATCTGGGGCCGGGGAGTGACAGAAAATGACGATGCTTGCCAAACTCAGCGCGCTGGCCGCCATACTCTACTTGGTGAAGGTGTTCATTTATCCTTTTTTCAAGCCCGTGCAGGGAAAGCAGAAGAAGCGCAACCGCAGATATTTGAAGGAACGCAAGAATGCCCAATTTAATGACAAGTTCAAAGGCTTCAAGCGAAAATTTGCCGCCAAGTACGTCAGCAGGCTGCTTGGGAATGCAGAGCGCATCCGGTACCAGAAAATGATCGACCGGCTCGACCTGCCGATGAAACCCGAGGAGCTGCGGGCGGAGCAGATATTTTATGCCGCGGCTGGGGTCGTTGTTACGGCCATATTTATGAGCGCCAACCTGCTGCTAGGTTACGTCACGGCGATATTCATCATTCTCGGCTGGCTGTACCCCATCTCCGAAATGGAGCAGAAGATCGAGCGCAAGAACAAGAATATCGCTTTCGATTTTCCGGCCTTTTACAGCATGGTGTACTACCAGTATTCGAAGTCGGTCAATATTTACCTTGCGGACGTCATCCGGGATTACCTGCCAAACGCCAATCATGATATGGCGGAGGAGCTTGGCGTCATGCTCGACAACATTGAATACGGCGAGGAATATGCGCTCAAGCAGCTGAAGAAACGGGTGCCGATCCATTACATCATTAAATTTTGCGACTTAATGGAGACCCGGCTCAAAGGCTATGACAATATATCGCAGATGGTATATCTCAAGAATGAAGTAGACAGCTACCGGATTCTAGCGTTAGAAGAAGATTTGGAGAAAAGGCAGCGAACGAATTCGCGGATTCAGCTGGTTCTTATCCTCGTTCTGGTCGTTTACATCGCCATCTACTATTTATTCACTATTTTGGATTCTATCAAAATGTTTCAATAAACCGGAAGATTTCAAACGAAGATAAAAAGCATGGGAGGGCATTGGTTATGGAATATCAAAATCGCAAGCGGCACAGCAAGCGGGAGGACGAGAAGAAACTCTCCTTCTGGAAGGAGGAGCGCGGAGATATTGGCGTGAAGCAAATCGCTGTCACCGTTGGTGTGATCGTCATCATCGCCGTAGCTGTTACTTTAATCCGGAACACCTTCTTGGAGCAATGGATCAAAGAGGTGTGGGAGATGTTCATGAAAGCGATCGAGGACATGATGGCTTAATGCAGGCGACTACATAAGGCACAGGTGAAATAAAATGCGCGCATTCGCAAAATCGATTCTCGTCTCTATTCTCGTTTCGATCGCCATTTTGTTGTTTACGAACTTTATTTATTTTTTTCCCTGGTACATGACACTAGTGGTGGAAACCTTCCATTTGTCTCAGGTCGTGGCCAGCGATAATTACCTGAAGAACGAATACAAGGAAGATACGCTCAGGAAGCTGAGCGACCGCCCGGTGTACCGGGACAAGGCCGATCAAATCGTCATTTCCGCCGAAAAGGAAGGGGGAGGCGAGCATTCCGCTGAAGGCGGCGACGCCTCTTTATATGAAAACGCCTCGGATATCGAGAAGCCCTACAAGCAGCGCGGGCATCCTGTCACGGTAACGATCAAGGCGGTATACCCGCTAAGCATCAAGCTGTGGGGGGAGAAATACGAACGGGAGATTCCGGTTTCGTTCACCCTGACAACGACGGGACTCAAGCATTATAAAGACTTGATTTACTATGAAGAGGACTACTGGTAAAAGAGACTATGAAAAATATAGCTATAGCCATGCTGCTTCTTTTACTGCTATCGGTATTACTGGAGCCGATGGTGGAGCTGATGTATTTGGGAAAAGAGAAAATCGTGCTGGGAACGGCCCTTGGCAATGCCGCGCGTTCAGCGAAGGATCGCAGTCTGATTTATGAGTCTCATAGAGATTTGGATGCGAGCGTCGACGAGGAGAAATTCGTAGAGTATTTTGCGGAGGCATTCGGCGATGCCTTGAAGCTGACCTGGACGAATCAAGGGCTGAGCACGCGTGAGCTCACCTTTGCCTCCGCGAACGGCAAATACAATGATTTCACGGTAACCGTCGAGTTCAAGGAAGAAATGAATGAAGCGACAGGGCAGCTGGTGACGGAGGTCGAGCTGAAGGCGCAATCGGAGTACAAGTTCCAGACCAAATATTTGCAGCTGGCCGAAGATGCCGGACAGGATGTCGCTTATCAGCTCGAATCCGAGCGGATGCTCATATTGTCGGTCAAGAACTGAGGGAGGGGAAAAAGCAGATGGACTATGTCGTAGTAACGTTTCAGGCTGGCGAGGGCTTCGCGAAGGAATTGAAGGTGCCTGCCTTTGTAACTTCCGGGGAACTGCTGGCGATGCTGTCCGACGCGCTGGGCCTGTCCATCACTCCGGAGCATCGGCTGCAGGCCGAGCCGCTGGGGCGCATACTTGACCCCGCCCGGACGCTGGAGGAAGAAGGCGTGGCCTTCGGAGCACTGCTGACTCTCATTTAGAAGGAGGTGGACCCGCGTGAATGTCAACATCAGCACGGGAGGCTTGATCTGCGGGGCTCAGGACAAGCTGCTGCTTGCCGATATCCGCCATTATTCCG
This window harbors:
- a CDS encoding A24 family peptidase, with product MNIWLASAFVLLLLLCSISDIKKRIIPNQLVILLLALGLLQSWLYFYLADALLGLLFPSLLLFLAKSKWNFYIGAGDIKLLSAIGIWVGWHANIYVLLAGGVLALVYAGIVGCLRRGQASSIPFAPFLSAAAIAIYAGLVVQQL
- a CDS encoding ATPase, T2SS/T4P/T4SS family codes for the protein MLTRAKISDMQQKVAHQISKPEDMEELKNKYTTIQFEEALELCQKYITKVATHAFRRENDPARKREMTKAYIHEFVDSQKPVVEGYFELVELKQALINEITHYGPITKAMEDPTIDEIRINGTDQIFVESGGKTIPWDQHFIDREHLERIISKLLGVSKVRLTPKIPMVNARTIEGYRVNATHADISPYDMPAVVIRKFSKKSITPEMMLRNESFSVNMFKLLSLLPKADLSWITVGPTGSGKTTLNEMMVKEINPLSRIITIENPSEMRLLQREGNSEHGRIINDVLQYESVPDDDDASPATMENLLINAMRQSPHWIGPGELRTPGEFATALRAAQTGHFFFTTLHAEGDREAIYRFLTAYLMASNEPAELALRNICSAVKFIVFQEKLADGTRKVTSISEVLGSEGLEPIVNPIYKFVSEDVLEEEGTHRVLKIIGKHKRVGMLSEKVQQTMIKAGIKRSRFEFLTQPPGKDEIEEYGFDGYQFNH
- a CDS encoding EsaB/YukD family protein produces the protein MDYVVVTFQAGEGFAKELKVPAFVTSGELLAMLSDALGLSITPEHRLQAEPLGRILDPARTLEEEGVAFGALLTLI